The Candidatus Woesearchaeota archaeon DNA window CCTGACAATGCCCTCGTCATCCTTCTTCGCAAGCACTTTCACATGATGCGGAGGATTCTTAATACCATGCTCCCAGAGCTTCATATTGAGATGCTTGCCAATCCTGACATCGTCAGACTTCATATGCTTGCTGATGAACTCCTTCACAGCCTTGACAGCCTTGTTTGTCCTCTTATATCTCTGGACCTTAAGGAATTCTTTCCTGAGCGGAATATTATACTCTCTTTCCATCATGATCACGCTTTTGTCTTAGTCCTTCTCCAGTTCCTCTTCACTTCAGTATGGCGGCCTGGATGGACCCTCTTGCCTGTACCATAGATCTTGGGCACTGTCCAAAAAGGAGCCCATCTTGTCTGCCTGCCCAGCTTGGCAAGCCTCTGCTTCTTGTTCGGGTGCTTATATCTCGCCATTGTCATTCACTTTAACTTCATTCAATCTTTCCTGATATGAAAATCAGCCTTCGGCTGCTGAAGCCTCATGAGCAGATCCCTGAGCTGGTCATCCTCAATGATGCTGACATTATTCTGCTGCATCGCCTGGAAGAGCATTGCAAGGACATTCAGCCAAAGCTCAGGATGGGCTGTCTTGATATTGCCATACCTTGACAGGGCATCTTTCGAAAGCCTCTGCTTGACAAACACGTCCATCGCACTTATCTGCTGCCTGGCATCCTCATCCTGCTGTTCCTTCTCAGCCGGGTCTTGAAATCTCTGCAGGTACTCTGTAAGCCTTCTCTTCTTTATTTCATCAAGATCCATTTTCACTGGGAGGGAGCCGGAGATCCTTCTGTCTTTCCTGTCTTCTCCGGGGCAGCCTTGTCTTCAGAGCTTTCAGATCCTTCAGCTGCCTTCTCCTCAACCTGCTTAGGTCTCGGTTCAGGCTTTGCCTCATGTTTCGGCTTCTCAGCCTTCTCTTCTTTCTCTGCCGGCTTCTTTGTATTGAAACCGAGTGATTTGTATAAGTCTGATGCAATCTTGTCGAGGAATGAGATCCCCTTTGGTGTAAGGACCCTGCCCTTATGACTGTCCTTGCTCTTCATCTCAATAAAACCTGCAGCTGTGAGCTGCTGGAGAACCTTTCTAAGGATAGAGCCGCTCCCTTTATACTGATGCTCCGGCTTATGGCCCCTGTTCTTCTTGCCACCATACTTTGTCCTGAGCTTCGCAACACCGATAGGCCTCTTTCTTGTGTAGATATATCTCAGCACAGCAGCTGCCCTCATATACCACCAGTCATCCTGGGCCGGAGGCCTGTCCTTGAAATGGCCGGTCTTGACAAATGAGGCCCAGTCCGGAGGCTGGATAGCATCAATCTTCTTGAGCTCTTCAGCTGCCTTCCCTATAAGATCGTTCGGCGGGACATCATAAATTGTAGTCATTTTTCCTGTTCACCTTTGGGGTTATTTATATAGTTTTTTATTGATATTATCATCCTATGGTTATAATCAGGCCATTTTTTTCTTATATCCTCAAACAGGTGATAAAATAGCCTTTTAACTCCATAATAATACTTACAGAACCTCTAAACCATTTCTTAAACCCAATGTTCAGAATTAAATGGTGGTTTATATAGATTGCGGATGGATTGCGGTTGGATTGCGGATGGTTAAATATAAATAGAGCCCTGGAAACATGATAGGCTAATGAATGAGTCAGCAAAAAAGGTGCTAGTGACAATATCCATCCTGGTATTGTTAGGGGTAATACTCTTCCTCATGTTCCAGAAGAACAAGACAGCAGAATTCCCCTGCGAGGCATGCCAGGAGATGAGCGAATGCAGGGGAGAATGCACGAGCTACTGCATGAAGAACTTCCTGTTCTATGTGGAGACAAATGCGCAGAGCAACGGCACGATAACATGCCAGTGCAACTGCAAGAATCCGCTCACTGCATTCAAGAGCACACCGACTCAACAATAATCAAGCGCAATAATCAAGCGGTGGTTTGGGGGGGAAAAATGAGAAACCTACTGATAAGCATAATGCTGATTTTCGGATTCATAGTCGTGTATTCAAATCCTGGCGCGGGACCAATCACCGGGAAAGCGATCAGCATGAATTCGCTCACGAATGTCAAGTATGTAATGGGACATGATGCTGATCCTGTGTACAAGCTGAAGAAGCATGGCATGGAAGACAACACACGTTGGCAGAACTGGATGGAAGAGCAGGACAGGATAAGGTTTGAGAGGAAAGTGAGAGAGAAGAACTGGGACAAGAAGAAGGCAGAGTTCTGTTCTGAGTTCGATGCTGACTGTTCACTGTTCTATGATCCGAAACGAGGAGAATGGAGAGAGTGGGCATATGATCCGGACATCGACGGACCGGATGGTGACTAAACTTCCACAATAAATCATTTTTTATTAAATCAAATTTTATAAAATCAAAATGGGGTGGTTTTTATCGAGGGTTATAAACAGGATTTTGCAAAACTATTAGCTGAGACCGGCTCCTTGTTCTTCGATAACGGCCTGAAGCTGAAAGACAAAAGAGAGACACCATATTTCGTGAATATGGGCATATTCAATTCTGGAAGGCTGATAAACCAGCTAGGTGAATATTATGCAGATATGCTTGTCAGCAGAGGGATGGGGGGCGAGGTCGACATAATATTCGGACCGAGCTACAAAGGCAGTGCAATCGCTGTCGCCATGGTCAGCTCATTGTACCAGAAGCATGGATTGGACCTGAAGTTCGTCTATGACCGGAAAGAGGAAAAAACACACGGAGAAGCGACAAAAGCAGGATCGATGTGGGTCGGAGCAAAGTTCTTCGACGGCTGCAGGGTCTATCTCGTGGATGATGTCGGGACATCGATGCAGACAAAATATGATGCAATAGATATGCTTGCAGCAGAAGCAGAAAGACAAGGCATCAAGATCAATCTTGTCGGAGTGGGGATCGGGGTTGACCGGGAACAGACAGGGCCGGTCTATGATACGGATGGGGCTCCTAAGAATGAGAAAGGAACAGATGCAATCAGAACATTTGCAGACAAGACAGGGATTCCAGTGCACAGCGTCATAGGCATAAGAGAAATCGTGCAATTCCTCCACGAGAACCAAATCCCTGTGAAGGTCAGAGGGAAGATGAGGCCTATCGATGAGGTGCTGATGAAGGGTTTTGAGGCTTATATGCGGAAATATGGGGTGGGAAGATGAGCATCATAAAATATCAAAAAAGCATAATCCCTGCATGCGATGTAGCGACACTGGAAGAACTCAGAGACTTGGTGAAAGCCACACATGATGTTCCAGGTGTCGGAGGCTATAAGATAGGATTTGAATTAGGATTGCCATTCAGCATACCAAAAGTCGTTGAGACGATAAGGGAGTTCACTGATCTGCCGATAATATATGATCATCAGAAAGCAGGCACAGACATCCCGGCAACAGGAAAGAAATTCGCGGATGCAGTAAGAGGTGTAGATGCTGTCATATTCTTTCCCCAGGCAGGACCTGTAACACTTGAAGCCTGGATCAAAGCAGCTCAGGAAGCAGGACTGGGCGTGATTGTCGGCGGTGAGATGACACACAAAGGATATCTCGAGACAGAAGGAGGCTATCTGAGAGCAGGTGCACCGGAAGAGATATACAAGCTGGCGGCATCACTCGGTGTCAAGGATTTTGTTGTCCCAGGCAACAGGCCTGAGAGGATCGGGATATACAAGAAATTGTTGGTTGGCATGGGTGTTGAGCCTGTATTCTATTCACCCGGATTGATCACACAAGGTGGCGACATTGCAGAAGGGGCAAAAGCAGCAGGCAGGTTCTGGCATGCAATCATAGGGTCAGGGATCTATGAGAAAGGCACAGTCGAGGCCATGAAAGAGGCGACCAGATCATATGCAAGCCAGCTGAAGTGAGAAAGTGCAGATAGGAATAATATTCGGCATAGTGTCCCTGCTTGGATGGGGTTTCCTGGATTATTTAGTGGCAGTTGCAGTAAGAAAGCATGACAGGATCAACCTATTCTTCTGGCATACAATAGTCGTCGTGGTGCTCTTGAGCATCATATCAGTTGTCACGGTACAAGATATGATCCTATCATGGAAGATACTGGCTCTAACAATCATCATGGGTGTCTTAGGTACAGTCGGAACTTTAGGTTATTATAGGGCTTTCCAGGAAGGGAAACTGACCTTGATGAGCGCTCTAGTCAATGCTTGGCCACTGCTTACGATAATCCTGGCAATATTATTTCTCGGTGATCATATCACGAGATTCCAGGGATATCTGATTATTGCCCTCATTGTCGGATCTGTGCTCACATCAATAGAGTTCCACAGGTTCAAGTATAAGGGATTGACAGCTGGCCTCAAGCATGTGATCATCCCCTTCTTTGCATGGGCATTCTATTTCATGGTGTTTGACATATTCACTGCACAGATCGGATGGATGCTTGCCATATTATACACCCATATATTCATATTAATCAGCACAATGATCTATGGACGATTGACAAAGATGGATTTCAGGTTCCATAAGAGCACGACAAGATATGTCCTCAGCATAGCTGTTTTGGAGGTGGTTGCATTCATATGCTATGGGTTGGGCATCACTTATGGATTCACAGCCTTGATAGCCCCCATAATCGCAGCAGTCCCTATAGTGACCGCTATACTGGCAAGGTTATTATTGAAAGAGAGGATATACCTGAACCAGAAGGCCGGGATAATCATTGTTGTCGCATGTTTAATATTATTAGCGCTGTAGTTGTCCCTAATTGCTCATAATGATTCTTAACCTCATTTTTCCAATACAATAATATTTTTATATCCTGCTCATCGCTGAATGGTTTTTGATGAGAAGATCCAATTTCAGGGACAAAGACATAATTTCTATCAATGACCTGTCAAAAGATGAGATAATCCATGTTCTCGAGACAGCGAAAAAAATCGAGCAGATGAGCGACAGGAAAAAGAGCAGCCTTCTCCAGGGAAAGATCCTGGCCACATTATTCTATGAGCCGAGCACAAGGACAAGGCTGAGCTTCCAGTCTGCAATGAAGAAGCTTGGCGGCCAGGTGCTGGGCTTTGCCGATCCACAGAAAGGAAGCTTTGCAAAAGGCGAGACTGTTTATGACACCATCAAGATGATGGAAGCATACAGCGACGTCATAGTGATAAGGCATTTCTGGGACGGAGCTGCGAGGGTTGCAGCAGAAGCGACACACAAGCCGGTCATAAATGCCGGGGACGGAAAGAACCAGCACCCGACCCAGACGCTCCTCGACCTCTACACGATAAAGAAGACACAGGGCAAGATAGGAAAGCTCCATGTCGCGATGGTCGGAGACCTGAAATATGGCAGGACAGTCCATTCACTCGCCTCTGCACTGAGCATCTTCGACGCCACACTCTATTTTGCAGCGCCTGAATCCCTCCAGATGCCTGATTATGTCATATCAGAACTTGAAGAGAAGGGCATCAAATTCACACTGCATGAAAAGATAGAGGAAATCATCGATAAAGTGGATGTGCTCTACATGACAAGGATACAGAAAGAGAGGTTCCCTGATGAGACAGAGTATGAAAAGGTCAAGAATGTATATGAGCTGGGCAAGTCCATGCTGAAAAGGGTCAAACCCAACCTTAAGATAATGCACCCTCTCCCCCGCGTCACAGAGATAAATAAGGATGTGGATGACACAAGATATGCCCACTACTTCCAGCAGGCTGCAAACGGAATACCTGTCAGACAGGCATTGCTATGCTTAACATTGGGAGTGATAAGATGAGTTATTCACATTCCGAATCCAATACTCCTGTAGTCAAAGTGGATCTTCCCTACACAAATAACACCAGATTAGGGGTGGATAGTGGAATGAGCGAAGATACACTTGATGCGTTCGTGTGGTTCCTTGGCGCTGTCAGGACCGTTCCAGACTGGTATGGGTGCCCTGAGGCACTCATGTACCTCAGTCGAAGGGATGGGAGCCAGGCACACGTCAGGATGCTGTTCAGAGGGATAGATTTCCACGGGATATGCCTTGACAAAGGTGACGCACAAGAAGGCGTCTTCATCAACAGGACAGAGCTGCCTGACTTCGTCACACGAAAACTGATCTATATATTTTCAGATCCTCAAGACAACTCGCTCGAGATAAGGATGCTGGTGAACTAATGAAACAGATAACAGTGAAGGCATTGGACAATGGGACTGTCATAGACCACATACCCGCTGATGAGATATTCAAAGTGGTTGAGATACTGAACCTCAAAGAGGAGTTCATGGTGCTCGGAACAAACTTCTCAAGCAAGAAGATGGGAAGGAAAGGGATAATCAAGATCGCTGACAAGGAATTGAATGAGAATGAGCTTAACAAGCTTGCATTGGTCACGCCGAATGCCACCATCAATGTCATCAAAGACGGCGAAGTGAAAGAGAAAAAACAGGTGAAGCTGCCAGAGAAGGTCGAAAACCTTGTCCAATGCGGCAATGCAGGATGCATAACAAGATTCGAGAATGTCAGCACAAAGTTCCATGTTGTCGCAAAGAATCCTGTGACCCTCAAATGCCATTTCTGCGAGAAGACCTTCATGCGCAACGAGCTGGTCCTAAGATAAACTATAAATACTCCTGTTCTAATGCAGTATGCATGACAGTCTATGAGCCAAGAGAGGACAGCTTCCTGCTCCAGAAGCATGTGAAGAAGCTGGCAAGAGGCCATGCGCTTGATATGGGGACAGGCACAGGGATACAGGCCCTTTCTGTTTATGACAAGGTCAAAGGGGTTGTCGCTCTTGACATAAATCCAGAAGCAGTTGATCTTGTCAGGAAGTCGATAGAGAAAGGCGGGATAAAGAACATGCTTGCATATGAGTCAGACCTGTTCGAAGGGCTCGAGAAAAACCAGGATCAGATAATCGAAACGCTGAGAATGAAGGAGATGAGATTTGACACAATCATCTTCAACCCTCCCTACCTGCCATCTGATGAATATGAAGATGAGGACACTGCCTCATACACCTCTGGAGGCAAGCAAGGGCATGAGTTGCTGGAGAGATTCCTTGAGAATGCCACAAAATACCTGAAACAGGATGGCATAATATTAATCGTCTTCAGCTCGATGACAGACAAGGCGATGGTGAACAGGACACTGAAAAAGAATCATCTCATCTTCGAACAGCTTGACAATGAGAAGCTCTTCTTTGAGGAGCTTTATGTATACAAGATATGGTGTGGATGAGGATGGATGACCT harbors:
- a CDS encoding DMT family transporter: MQIGIIFGIVSLLGWGFLDYLVAVAVRKHDRINLFFWHTIVVVVLLSIISVVTVQDMILSWKILALTIIMGVLGTVGTLGYYRAFQEGKLTLMSALVNAWPLLTIILAILFLGDHITRFQGYLIIALIVGSVLTSIEFHRFKYKGLTAGLKHVIIPFFAWAFYFMVFDIFTAQIGWMLAILYTHIFILISTMIYGRLTKMDFRFHKSTTRYVLSIAVLEVVAFICYGLGITYGFTALIAPIIAAVPIVTAILARLLLKERIYLNQKAGIIIVVACLILLAL
- a CDS encoding 30S ribosomal protein S19e yields the protein MTTIYDVPPNDLIGKAAEELKKIDAIQPPDWASFVKTGHFKDRPPAQDDWWYMRAAAVLRYIYTRKRPIGVAKLRTKYGGKKNRGHKPEHQYKGSGSILRKVLQQLTAAGFIEMKSKDSHKGRVLTPKGISFLDKIASDLYKSLGFNTKKPAEKEEKAEKPKHEAKPEPRPKQVEEKAAEGSESSEDKAAPEKTGKTEGSPAPSQ
- a CDS encoding 60S ribosomal protein L31, which codes for MEREYNIPLRKEFLKVQRYKRTNKAVKAVKEFISKHMKSDDVRIGKHLNMKLWEHGIKNPPHHVKVLAKKDDEGIVRVELVGAPVEEKSEVQKKKFGAKLRDMVAGKKSEKPAENKEKKSPAKEAPGAELSDNEPGEAAEAEGAEDSGDKKPA
- a CDS encoding aspartate carbamoyltransferase regulatory subunit, encoding MKQITVKALDNGTVIDHIPADEIFKVVEILNLKEEFMVLGTNFSSKKMGRKGIIKIADKELNENELNKLALVTPNATINVIKDGEVKEKKQVKLPEKVENLVQCGNAGCITRFENVSTKFHVVAKNPVTLKCHFCEKTFMRNELVLR
- the pyrB gene encoding aspartate carbamoyltransferase, giving the protein MRRSNFRDKDIISINDLSKDEIIHVLETAKKIEQMSDRKKSSLLQGKILATLFYEPSTRTRLSFQSAMKKLGGQVLGFADPQKGSFAKGETVYDTIKMMEAYSDVIVIRHFWDGAARVAAEATHKPVINAGDGKNQHPTQTLLDLYTIKKTQGKIGKLHVAMVGDLKYGRTVHSLASALSIFDATLYFAAPESLQMPDYVISELEEKGIKFTLHEKIEEIIDKVDVLYMTRIQKERFPDETEYEKVKNVYELGKSMLKRVKPNLKIMHPLPRVTEINKDVDDTRYAHYFQQAANGIPVRQALLCLTLGVIR
- a CDS encoding methyltransferase, yielding MTVYEPREDSFLLQKHVKKLARGHALDMGTGTGIQALSVYDKVKGVVALDINPEAVDLVRKSIEKGGIKNMLAYESDLFEGLEKNQDQIIETLRMKEMRFDTIIFNPPYLPSDEYEDEDTASYTSGGKQGHELLERFLENATKYLKQDGIILIVFSSMTDKAMVNRTLKKNHLIFEQLDNEKLFFEELYVYKIWCG
- a CDS encoding orotidine 5'-phosphate decarboxylase, yielding MSIIKYQKSIIPACDVATLEELRDLVKATHDVPGVGGYKIGFELGLPFSIPKVVETIREFTDLPIIYDHQKAGTDIPATGKKFADAVRGVDAVIFFPQAGPVTLEAWIKAAQEAGLGVIVGGEMTHKGYLETEGGYLRAGAPEEIYKLAASLGVKDFVVPGNRPERIGIYKKLLVGMGVEPVFYSPGLITQGGDIAEGAKAAGRFWHAIIGSGIYEKGTVEAMKEATRSYASQLK